Proteins encoded in a region of the Streptomyces akebiae genome:
- the purM gene encoding phosphoribosylformylglycinamidine cyclo-ligase, with product MSETTGASYAAAGVDIEAGDRAVELMKEWVKKTQRPEVLGGLGGFAGLFDASALKRYERPLLASATDGVGTKVDIARQLGVYDTIGHDLVAMVMDDIVVCGAEPLFMTDYICVGKVHPERVAAIVKGIAEGCVLAGCALVGGETAEHPGLLGPDDFDVAGAGTGVVEAERLLGPDRIRTGDAVIAMAASGLHSNGYSLVRHVLLNQAGLSLDAEIAELGRTLGAELLEPTKIYSLDCLALTRTTEVHAFSHITGGGLAANLARVIPDTLHATVDRSTWTPAPIFDLVGTTGQVERLELEKTLNMGVGMIAIVPEESADVALNTLADRGVEAWVAGEITDRASHATGAELVGDYARG from the coding sequence ATGTCTGAGACAACTGGTGCCAGCTACGCAGCCGCGGGCGTCGACATCGAGGCGGGCGACCGCGCCGTAGAGCTGATGAAGGAGTGGGTGAAGAAGACGCAGCGCCCCGAGGTCCTCGGCGGCCTCGGCGGTTTCGCCGGTCTCTTCGACGCCTCCGCCCTCAAGCGCTACGAGCGTCCGCTGCTCGCCTCCGCCACGGACGGCGTCGGTACGAAGGTCGACATCGCGCGTCAGCTGGGCGTGTACGACACCATCGGCCACGACCTGGTCGCCATGGTGATGGACGACATCGTGGTCTGCGGCGCCGAACCGCTGTTCATGACCGACTACATCTGCGTCGGCAAGGTCCACCCCGAGCGGGTCGCCGCCATCGTCAAGGGCATCGCCGAGGGCTGTGTGCTCGCCGGCTGCGCCCTCGTCGGCGGCGAGACCGCCGAGCACCCCGGCCTGCTCGGCCCGGACGACTTCGATGTCGCCGGCGCCGGCACGGGCGTGGTCGAGGCCGAACGTCTGCTCGGCCCGGATCGTATCCGTACGGGTGACGCGGTGATCGCCATGGCGGCCTCCGGCCTTCACTCGAACGGGTACTCGCTCGTCCGCCACGTCCTGCTCAACCAGGCCGGTCTCTCCCTGGACGCGGAGATCGCCGAACTCGGCCGCACCCTCGGCGCGGAGCTCCTGGAGCCCACCAAGATCTACTCGCTGGACTGTCTGGCCCTCACCCGCACCACCGAGGTCCACGCCTTCAGCCACATCACCGGCGGCGGTCTGGCCGCCAACCTGGCCCGTGTGATCCCCGACACACTCCACGCCACGGTCGACCGCTCCACCTGGACCCCGGCCCCGATCTTCGACCTCGTGGGCACGACCGGTCAGGTCGAACGCCTGGAGCTGGAGAAGACCCTGAACATGGGCGTGGGCATGATCGCCATCGTCCCCGAGGAGTCGGCGGACGTGGCCCTGAACACCCTGGCGGACCGCGGAGTCGAGGCCTGGGTCGCGGGCGAGATCACCGACCGCGCCAGCCACGCCACGGGCGCGGAACTGGTGGGGGACTACGCACGAGGCTGA
- a CDS encoding DUF3073 domain-containing protein produces the protein MGRGRAKAKQTKVARQLKYNSGGTDLSRLASELGASTSSQPPNGEPFEDDEDEDDPYAQYADLYNDDEDDEDDQSGPTSHRRGA, from the coding sequence ATGGGGCGCGGCCGGGCCAAGGCCAAGCAGACGAAGGTCGCCCGCCAGCTGAAGTACAACAGCGGCGGGACTGACCTGTCGCGTCTGGCCAGCGAGCTGGGCGCTTCGACTTCGAGCCAACCGCCGAACGGCGAGCCGTTCGAGGATGACGAGGACGAGGACGACCCGTACGCCCAGTACGCGGATCTCTACAACGACGATGAGGACGACGAGGACGACCAGTCCGGTCCGACCTCTCATCGTCGCGGCGCTTGA
- a CDS encoding Leu/Phe/Val dehydrogenase: MTEVSDGVLHTLFHSDQGGHEQVVLCQDRASGLKAVIAIHSTALGPALGGTRFYPYATEAAAVADALNLARGMSYKNAMAGLDHGGGKAVIIGDPDRIKSEELLLAYGRFVASLGGRYVTACDVGTYVADMDVVARECRWTTGRSPENGGAGDSSVLTAFGVYQGMRASAQHLWGDPSLRDRTVGVAGVGKVGHHLVEHLRAEGAQVVITDVREDAVRRILERHPEGVRAVAHTDVLIRTEGLDVYAPCALGGALDDDSVPVLSAKVVCGAANNQLAHPGVEKDLADRGILYAPDYVVNAGGVIQVADELHGFDFERCRAKAAQIFDTTLAIFARAKMDGIPPAAAADRIAEQRMHEAAASRGR, encoded by the coding sequence GTGACCGAAGTATCTGACGGCGTCCTGCACACCCTGTTCCACTCGGACCAGGGCGGTCACGAGCAAGTCGTGCTCTGCCAGGACCGGGCCAGCGGCCTCAAGGCCGTCATCGCCATCCACTCCACCGCGCTGGGCCCCGCACTCGGCGGCACGCGCTTCTACCCGTACGCGACCGAGGCGGCGGCCGTCGCCGACGCCCTGAACCTCGCGCGCGGCATGTCGTACAAGAACGCCATGGCCGGTCTCGACCACGGCGGCGGCAAGGCCGTGATCATCGGCGACCCCGACCGGATCAAGAGCGAGGAACTGCTGCTCGCCTACGGACGGTTCGTGGCCTCCCTCGGCGGCCGGTACGTGACCGCGTGCGACGTCGGCACCTACGTCGCCGACATGGACGTCGTGGCGCGCGAGTGCCGCTGGACGACCGGCCGGTCCCCCGAGAACGGCGGCGCCGGAGACTCGTCCGTCCTCACCGCCTTCGGCGTCTACCAGGGAATGCGGGCCTCCGCCCAGCACCTGTGGGGCGATCCGTCGCTGCGGGACCGCACGGTCGGTGTCGCGGGCGTCGGCAAGGTCGGCCACCACCTCGTGGAGCATCTGCGGGCCGAGGGCGCCCAGGTCGTGATCACGGACGTGCGCGAGGACGCCGTACGGCGCATCCTCGAACGGCATCCGGAAGGGGTCCGCGCCGTCGCGCACACCGACGTGCTCATCCGGACCGAGGGGCTCGACGTCTACGCCCCCTGCGCGCTCGGCGGGGCCCTCGACGACGACTCCGTGCCCGTCCTGAGCGCCAAGGTGGTGTGCGGCGCGGCCAACAACCAGCTCGCGCACCCCGGCGTCGAGAAGGACCTCGCCGACCGCGGGATCCTCTACGCGCCGGACTACGTGGTGAACGCCGGCGGGGTCATCCAGGTCGCCGACGAGCTCCACGGGTTCGACTTCGAGCGGTGCAGGGCGAAGGCCGCGCAGATCTTCGACACCACTCTGGCGATCTTCGCACGTGCGAAGATGGATGGTATTCCGCCAGCCGCCGCGGCCGACCGGATCGCCGAGCAGCGGATGCACGAGGCGGCCGCGTCACGCGGTCGCTGA
- the bldC gene encoding developmental transcriptional regulator BldC has protein sequence MTARTPDAEPLLTPAEVATMFRVDPKTVTRWAKAGKLTSIRTLGGHRRYREAEVRALLAGIPQQRSEA, from the coding sequence ATGACCGCTCGCACCCCTGATGCCGAGCCGCTGCTGACCCCGGCTGAGGTCGCCACCATGTTCCGCGTCGACCCCAAGACGGTCACGCGGTGGGCGAAGGCCGGCAAGCTCACGTCCATCCGCACGCTCGGCGGACACCGCCGTTACCGCGAGGCTGAGGTCCGCGCACTGCTCGCGGGCATTCCGCAGCAGCGCAGCGAGGCCTGA
- a CDS encoding DUF6274 family protein — MAASARHETRALLRAHLSAASSYRHLTRHCPICHRLLRLATEHPTGGEDGAEDPTEDETPAKA, encoded by the coding sequence ATGGCGGCGTCCGCTCGGCACGAGACTCGCGCATTACTCCGTGCTCACCTGTCGGCCGCCTCCTCGTACCGCCATCTCACCCGCCACTGCCCGATCTGCCACCGCCTGCTGCGGCTGGCGACGGAGCACCCCACGGGCGGCGAGGACGGCGCCGAGGACCCCACGGAGGACGAGACGCCCGCCAAGGCGTGA
- the hrpA gene encoding ATP-dependent RNA helicase HrpA gives MSTHPAPAPAFGALAPRLAELSLRDAHRLGRRLEGARKIRKPEARAAVLAEIEAEVAKGESRMAERAARVPAVSYPEQLPVSQKKDEIAAAIRDHQVVIVAGETGSGKTTQIPKICMELGRGVRGMIGHTQPRRIAARTVAERVAEELRTPLGEAVGWKVRFTDQVNPDATFVKLMTDGILLAEIQTDRELRAYDTIIIDEAHERSLNIDFLLGYLAQLLPKRPDLKVVITSATIDPERFSRHFGDAPIVEVSGRTYPVEVRYRPLLEEDSDDADRDQITAICDAVEELQGEGKGDILVFLSGEREIRDTADALIKKNYRFTEVLPLYARLSHAEQHRVFQPHTGRRIVLATNVAETSLTVPGIKYVIDPGFARISRYSHRTKVQRLPIEAISQASANQRKGRCGRTSDGVCIRLYSEEDFEARPEFTDAEILRTNLASVILQMTAAGLGDIEKFPFIDPPDHRNIRDGVQLLQELGALDPGQKDVRKRLTPMGRKLSQLPVDPRLARMVVEADKNGCAREVMVIAAALSIQDPRERPADKQAQADQQHARFKDETSDFLAFLNLWRYVREQQKERGSSSFRRMCKQEYLNFLRIREWQDIYSQLRTVAKQMDIHLNEDDAPEQHIHVSLLAGLLSHIGMKDVKDAGSEGGRNTGKNEYLGARNAKFAIFPGSALFKKPPRFVMSAELVETSRLWARVNARIEPEWVEPLAEHLLKRTYSEPHWEKDQAAVMAYEKVTLYGVPIVAQRKINYGRIDAEASRELFIRNALVEGDWRTHHKFFADNRKLLSEVEELEHRARRRDIVVDDDTLFDFYDQRVPDHVVSGAHFDSWWKHKRHEQPDFLDFEREMLIRESAEAVTKADYPDSWRQGQLKFRVTYQFEPGADADGVTVHIPLQVLNQVTDEGFDWQIPGLREEVVTELIRSLPKPIRRNYVPAPNFARRFLEQAVPLQEPLPVTMARELKRMVGVPLTPEDFDWTRVPDHLKITFRIVDERRRKLAEDKDLESLRLRLKPKARQALSQAAAATAERQGGESVERTGLTDWTIGSLTRVFETRRAGQPVKAYPALVDDGPKAGTVSVRLFDTEAEQTEAMWKGTRRLILRNIPVNPAKFASEKLTNAQKLALSANPHGSIQALFDDCAMAAADKLIADFGGPAWDESSYRKLYDKVRAEIVDTTVRTVGQVQQVLAAWQACERRLKSTRSPALLANLTDVRGQLDALVKPGFVTEAGLRRLPDLMRYLVAADRRLQQMPTGVQRDTSRMEKVHEMRDEYAWLLEQLPQGRPVPSSVKEIRWMIEELRVSYFAHALGTAYPVSDKRIVKAIDAAVP, from the coding sequence ATGTCCACTCACCCCGCCCCCGCCCCCGCCTTCGGCGCCCTCGCCCCCCGTCTGGCCGAGCTGTCCCTGCGCGACGCGCACCGGCTCGGCCGCAGACTCGAAGGCGCGCGCAAGATCCGTAAGCCCGAGGCCCGGGCCGCCGTTCTCGCCGAGATCGAGGCGGAGGTCGCCAAGGGCGAGTCCCGCATGGCCGAGCGCGCCGCCCGCGTGCCGGCCGTCTCGTACCCCGAGCAGCTGCCCGTCAGCCAGAAGAAGGACGAGATCGCGGCCGCCATCCGCGACCACCAGGTCGTCATCGTCGCGGGCGAGACCGGCTCCGGCAAGACGACCCAGATCCCCAAGATCTGTATGGAGCTGGGGCGTGGCGTGCGCGGCATGATCGGGCACACCCAGCCCCGTCGTATCGCCGCCCGTACCGTCGCCGAGCGGGTGGCGGAGGAGCTGCGGACGCCGCTCGGCGAGGCGGTCGGCTGGAAGGTGCGGTTCACCGACCAGGTCAACCCGGACGCCACCTTCGTCAAGCTGATGACGGACGGCATCCTGCTCGCCGAGATCCAGACGGACCGCGAGCTGCGCGCCTACGACACGATCATCATCGACGAGGCCCACGAGCGGTCCCTCAACATCGACTTCCTGCTGGGCTATCTCGCCCAGCTGCTGCCCAAGCGCCCCGACCTCAAGGTCGTCATCACCTCCGCGACCATCGACCCCGAGCGCTTCTCCCGCCACTTCGGCGACGCGCCGATCGTCGAGGTCAGCGGCCGTACGTACCCCGTGGAGGTGCGCTACCGCCCCCTCCTCGAAGAGGACTCCGACGACGCCGACCGCGACCAGATCACCGCCATCTGCGACGCCGTCGAGGAGCTTCAGGGCGAGGGCAAGGGAGACATCCTCGTCTTCCTCTCCGGTGAGCGCGAGATCCGGGACACGGCGGACGCGCTGATCAAGAAGAACTACCGCTTCACCGAAGTCCTCCCTCTCTACGCCCGGCTCTCGCACGCCGAGCAGCACCGCGTCTTCCAGCCGCACACCGGTCGCAGGATCGTTCTGGCCACGAACGTCGCCGAGACCTCCCTCACCGTCCCCGGCATCAAGTACGTCATCGACCCGGGCTTCGCCCGCATCAGCCGCTACAGCCACCGCACCAAGGTCCAGCGGCTCCCGATCGAGGCGATCTCCCAGGCCAGCGCCAACCAGCGCAAGGGCCGCTGCGGCCGTACCTCCGACGGTGTCTGCATCCGCCTCTACAGCGAGGAGGACTTCGAGGCCCGCCCCGAGTTCACGGACGCGGAGATCCTCCGGACGAACCTCGCCTCCGTCATCCTCCAGATGACCGCGGCCGGCCTCGGCGACATCGAGAAGTTCCCCTTCATCGACCCGCCGGACCACCGCAACATCCGCGACGGCGTCCAGCTCCTCCAGGAACTCGGCGCGCTCGACCCGGGTCAGAAGGACGTGCGCAAGCGCCTCACCCCGATGGGCCGCAAGCTCTCCCAGCTGCCCGTCGACCCCCGTCTCGCCCGCATGGTCGTCGAGGCCGACAAGAACGGCTGCGCCCGCGAGGTCATGGTGATCGCCGCCGCGCTCTCCATCCAGGACCCGCGCGAACGCCCCGCCGACAAGCAGGCCCAGGCGGACCAGCAGCACGCCCGCTTCAAGGACGAGACCAGCGACTTCCTCGCCTTCCTCAACCTCTGGCGGTACGTCCGCGAGCAGCAGAAGGAGCGCGGCTCCTCGTCGTTCCGGCGGATGTGCAAGCAGGAGTACCTGAATTTCCTGCGCATCCGTGAGTGGCAGGACATCTACAGCCAGCTGCGCACGGTCGCCAAACAGATGGACATCCATCTCAACGAGGACGACGCTCCGGAACAGCACATCCATGTCTCCCTCCTCGCCGGCCTGCTCTCCCACATCGGCATGAAGGACGTGAAGGACGCCGGGAGCGAGGGCGGCCGGAACACGGGGAAGAACGAGTATCTGGGCGCCCGGAACGCCAAGTTCGCAATCTTCCCGGGCTCGGCCCTCTTCAAGAAGCCCCCGCGCTTCGTGATGTCCGCGGAGCTGGTGGAGACGAGCCGCCTCTGGGCCCGTGTCAACGCGAGGATCGAGCCCGAGTGGGTCGAACCCCTCGCCGAGCACCTCCTCAAGCGCACGTACAGCGAGCCGCACTGGGAGAAGGACCAGGCGGCCGTGATGGCGTACGAGAAGGTCACGCTGTACGGCGTACCGATCGTCGCCCAGCGGAAGATCAACTACGGCCGGATCGACGCGGAGGCAAGCCGCGAGCTGTTCATCCGCAACGCGCTCGTCGAGGGCGACTGGCGCACGCACCACAAGTTCTTCGCCGACAACCGCAAGCTCCTCAGCGAGGTCGAGGAGCTGGAACACCGGGCCCGGCGCCGGGACATCGTGGTCGACGACGACACACTCTTCGACTTCTACGACCAGCGCGTCCCCGACCATGTCGTCTCCGGCGCCCACTTCGACTCCTGGTGGAAGCACAAGCGCCACGAGCAGCCCGACTTCCTGGACTTCGAGCGGGAGATGCTCATCCGGGAGTCGGCCGAGGCGGTCACGAAGGCCGACTATCCGGATTCCTGGCGCCAGGGACAGCTGAAGTTCCGGGTCACGTACCAGTTCGAGCCGGGCGCCGACGCGGACGGAGTGACGGTCCACATCCCCCTCCAGGTCCTCAACCAGGTCACCGACGAGGGCTTCGACTGGCAGATCCCGGGCCTGCGGGAGGAGGTGGTGACGGAGCTGATCCGTTCCCTGCCCAAGCCGATCCGCAGGAACTACGTACCGGCGCCGAACTTCGCGCGCCGCTTCCTGGAGCAGGCGGTCCCCCTTCAGGAGCCGTTGCCGGTGACGATGGCCCGCGAGCTCAAGCGCATGGTGGGGGTGCCGCTGACGCCCGAGGACTTCGACTGGACCCGGGTCCCCGACCATCTGAAGATCACCTTCCGGATCGTCGACGAGCGGCGCCGGAAGCTGGCCGAGGACAAGGACCTGGAGTCGCTGCGGCTGCGGCTGAAGCCGAAGGCACGCCAGGCCCTCTCCCAGGCCGCCGCGGCCACCGCCGAGCGCCAGGGCGGCGAGTCCGTCGAGCGGACCGGCCTGACCGACTGGACGATCGGCTCGCTCACCCGGGTCTTCGAGACACGCCGGGCCGGACAGCCGGTGAAGGCGTATCCGGCGCTCGTCGACGACGGGCCGAAGGCCGGCACCGTCTCCGTACGCCTCTTCGACACGGAGGCGGAACAGACGGAGGCGATGTGGAAGGGCACCCGTAGGCTCATCCTCCGAAACATTCCGGTCAACCCTGCGAAGTTCGCGAGCGAAAAGCTCACCAATGCGCAGAAGCTGGCGCTGTCCGCCAACCCGCACGGTTCGATCCAGGCGCTTTTCGACGACTGCGCGATGGCCGCGGCCGACAAGCTGATCGCCGACTTCGGCGGACCGGCGTGGGACGAGTCGTCGTACCGCAAGCTGTACGACAAGGTGCGCGCGGAGATCGTCGACACGACGGTCCGTACGGTCGGCCAGGTGCAGCAGGTGCTGGCCGCCTGGCAAGCCTGTGAACGCCGCCTGAAGTCCACCCGCAGCCCGGCCCTCCTGGCCAACCTCACGGACGTACGGGGGCAGCTGGACGCCCTCGTGAAGCCCGGGTTCGTCACGGAGGCGGGGCTGCGCCGGCTGCCGGACCTGATGCGCTATCTGGTGGCGGCCGACCGCCGGCTGCAGCAGATGCCGACCGGCGTCCAGCGGGACACGTCCCGGATGGAGAAGGTCCACGAGATGCGCGACGAGTACGCCTGGCTGCTGGAACAGCTGCCCCAGGGGCGGCCCGTGCCCTCCTCGGTCAAGGAGATCCGCTGGATGATCGAGGAGCTGCGGGTCAGCTACTTCGCGCATGCTCTGGGCACGGCCTACCCCGTCTCCGACAAGCGGATCGTGAAGGCGATCGACGCCGCTGTTCCGTAA
- a CDS encoding metallophosphoesterase family protein, whose amino-acid sequence MARVPAAPATHATDADKTDHALRTALRTALHRVSRAMPRAPRALARHYRSRRTHPTLELVHHPHPWGRALGLVAVVLLGAWLGLLIVGNVRTPVGPMNTTMTLRPSLTGGTKINVSPLGALELRSHNAPVRLDVNVDQLDPERAQALVDHPERISGLQEEIASDVQHGTIDLAVRSGVAVVVGATTLGLAVFRRPRRALAAGGLALALLAGAGGTAAATWNPNSVLEPKFSGLLSSAPSLVGNARSIVTEFDIYQKELARLVTNVTKLYDVTSTLPAYQPDPTTIRVLHVSDIHLNPASWKIIASLVEQYEINVIVDSGDTMDHGSAAENAFLDPIADLGAPYVWVRGNHDSRETQRYLEGVDNTHVLDEGKAVTVGGLRFAGIGDPQFTPDRSTDKAGLPSEAAAGRRLAQALRAQKAAGSPVDIAVAHNPDAARETDGEVPLVLAGHVHHPEMEVLDQGTRLRIEGSTGGSGLRAVEGKYPDPIQASVLYVDRDTRRLQAWDEIELGGLGLTTAEVSRHLPKENQPGAEPGDEESPSPSGSTSTEESPSGP is encoded by the coding sequence ATGGCACGCGTCCCCGCCGCCCCGGCCACCCACGCCACCGACGCCGACAAGACCGACCACGCCCTGAGGACCGCCTTGCGGACCGCTCTCCACCGTGTCTCCCGGGCCATGCCACGGGCCCCTCGCGCCCTGGCCCGGCACTACCGCTCCCGCCGCACGCACCCGACCCTCGAACTGGTCCACCACCCCCACCCCTGGGGACGTGCGCTCGGCCTCGTCGCGGTCGTGCTGCTCGGCGCCTGGCTGGGCCTGCTGATCGTCGGCAACGTCCGCACCCCCGTCGGCCCCATGAACACGACGATGACCCTGCGCCCGTCCCTCACCGGCGGCACGAAGATCAACGTCTCCCCCCTCGGCGCCCTGGAACTGCGCAGCCACAACGCCCCCGTCCGCCTGGACGTGAACGTCGACCAGCTCGACCCGGAACGCGCCCAGGCCCTGGTCGACCACCCCGAGCGGATCTCCGGGCTGCAGGAGGAGATCGCCTCGGACGTGCAGCACGGCACCATCGACCTGGCCGTACGGTCGGGCGTCGCCGTCGTCGTCGGGGCCACCACCCTGGGCCTCGCCGTGTTCCGCCGCCCCCGCCGTGCCCTCGCCGCGGGCGGCCTCGCCCTCGCCCTGCTGGCCGGTGCCGGCGGCACGGCCGCCGCCACCTGGAACCCCAACTCGGTCCTGGAACCCAAGTTCTCCGGCCTGCTCTCCTCCGCGCCGTCCCTCGTCGGCAACGCGCGCAGCATCGTCACCGAATTCGACATCTACCAGAAGGAGTTGGCCCGCCTGGTGACGAACGTGACCAAGCTGTACGACGTCACGTCCACGCTCCCCGCGTACCAGCCGGACCCCACGACCATCCGCGTCCTGCACGTCTCCGACATCCATCTGAACCCCGCGAGCTGGAAGATCATCGCCTCACTGGTGGAGCAGTACGAGATCAACGTCATCGTCGACTCCGGCGACACCATGGACCACGGCAGCGCCGCCGAGAACGCGTTCCTGGACCCGATCGCCGACCTCGGCGCACCGTATGTCTGGGTGCGCGGCAACCACGACTCGCGCGAGACGCAGCGCTATCTGGAGGGCGTCGACAACACGCACGTCCTCGACGAGGGGAAGGCGGTGACCGTCGGCGGGCTGCGCTTCGCGGGGATCGGGGACCCGCAGTTCACCCCGGACCGCTCGACCGACAAGGCGGGCCTGCCCTCGGAGGCGGCGGCGGGACGGCGGCTGGCTCAGGCCCTGCGGGCCCAGAAGGCGGCCGGCAGCCCCGTGGACATCGCGGTCGCCCACAACCCGGACGCGGCCCGCGAGACGGACGGCGAGGTCCCGCTCGTGCTCGCCGGGCATGTGCATCACCCGGAGATGGAGGTCCTCGACCAGGGCACCCGCCTGCGTATCGAGGGCTCGACCGGTGGCAGCGGTCTGCGCGCCGTGGAGGGCAAGTACCCCGATCCCATCCAGGCCTCGGTCCTGTACGTCGACCGCGACACCCGGCGCCTCCAGGCCTGGGACGAGATCGAACTCGGCGGGCTGGGCCTGACGACGGCTGAGGTCAGCCGCCATCTGCCGAAGGAGAACCAGCCAGGGGCCGAACCCGGCGACGAGGAGTCCCCGTCCCCGTCGGGGAGCACGTCAACCGAGGAGTCCCCCAGCGGCCCGTAA
- a CDS encoding metallopeptidase family protein, with translation MLEMTREEFEELVAEALDRIPPELTRLMDNVAVFVEDEPPADDPELLGLYEGTPLTDRGEWYAGVLPDRITIYRGPTLRMCESREDVVAETEVTVVHEIAHHFGIDDARLHALGYG, from the coding sequence GTGCTGGAGATGACGCGCGAGGAGTTCGAGGAACTGGTCGCCGAGGCGTTGGACCGGATTCCGCCGGAGCTGACGCGGCTGATGGACAACGTGGCGGTGTTCGTGGAGGACGAACCGCCCGCCGACGATCCCGAGCTGCTCGGGCTCTACGAGGGGACTCCGCTCACGGATCGGGGTGAGTGGTACGCCGGGGTGCTGCCGGACCGGATCACGATCTACCGGGGGCCGACGCTGCGGATGTGCGAGTCGCGGGAGGACGTGGTCGCGGAGACCGAGGTGACCGTGGTGCACGAGATCGCGCATCACTTCGGGATCGACGACGCGCGGTTGCACGCGCTCGGGTACGGATAG